The segment AACATGAGTTTCGGATAGGCATGTCCTAAAATAGCAGTTGCTAAAATTGGTCAAAATTGCTTAAGCATTACAATATCATGAAATATGATTTGCTACTTCTTTTACAGATCATCATTTCTGTCACCAAGTATTTATTATGGTTCTACATAGATGTAAAGGACGTTAGAATTGCATCTCAATCACCTATCAAAGATTTAAGATTTTTTGTAAAGGTATTGATTAAAAACACTATTTATTTAAGTTTCTTATTTATTCATATAAAAATACACTCGcaaatttatttattcataTAAAAATACACTCGCAAATTTGCTAAATCAAACGAAGAATTTAATAGTCAGTAGTACAATATATTTAAACTACTTCATTACTAAACAACAAACTGCATTCTTTCTTTAAGCTACAACAATTTATGcctgttcgtttgagcttatttgCCGAATCTATCCGTCATTCagtaatgtttttctctcataataaatcagcgaacacaactatgacttatcagccaaacgaatagAGCCACATCATTACTAGACAACAAAGCTAACTTTGTATACATATATGCAGTACAGAAAACAGAGCTCGCATGAGCAATAGTACTCAAGCAAAGCCTCATCGACTTTGCACGGGTGTTTACATTTTTCTTATGGTCAAAATTTAACGAGCTACTCTTAGTAGAAAATGTGCCCATTGACAAAAACAGACATGTGGTGACATCACTGCCGGCTTAGTCTTTGGAATGTGCTCATATCAATAGAGTTTACATGTATGTATTTATGAAGTTGAGTGTGCGTGCATATTTATAAGCAtctttgtactccctccgtccaaaaagaatgtcgttttaggtttttgtgccacaattttgactcgatttgtagaaaatacatgcaatatttttatctctaaataaatttgttaaaaaactagacttaaagatctttccaatgatactaattatgtattataaatattaatatttttattatatatttagttaaagttatttctcgggaagcgaaaacgacacttattttgggacggagggagtatgtaccATGTAATTTGGAAAGAATAGCTTTTATTAAAATTTTCATGAAATATATCTCGCTTCTCTTATCAGCCGTACTTTTTCTGCCAGCCATTAGTGTTTTtttatcataataaatcagccaacagtaatttcagccatgacttttcagaccagcgacTCCACAACATTAAAGGATTTTGACTTAAAACAAAACTGCGGTGGCCTAGAATTTGGAATTTAGAATGAAGGGAATATTTGTTTATGTTAcaattgtatttttttaatctTGTCGAATAAGTTTTTAGTACTCATATAGGTTAGATACTCTATTTGTTTTACGTTCTTATTTACGTACTCACAAATTTGCCAAATCAAAAGAAGAATTTAGCAGATAGGTAGTAGAGATACAtttaaactaatacaatgctacTACACAACAAACGATGTTTCCTTTGTATACTGAAGATATACATCACACACACACATGGGCTGTAGTACTCAGGTAGTTGCATTGTTCTCCGATTAGATATCTTTCCAAAGAAGAAAGGGCCCTCTAAAACTTTCCATGAGAGTTTATTCTGTTCCAGCAAtctttttcttcaaggtctcaaTGTCGGCGGCCAACTCTTTCCTGCTTTCCTGTAATTGAAGTTAAAAAAGAACCAAAAGCCATTTTTTGTAAGACGTAGAGATGGATAAAACAGCTAAGAAATCTGAACAAGATTAAGACAAGTACAAAAGAATTTTATATGCACACTCTCTCTATCTCGGTTACCTTGAAGAGGAGGTAGCGGTACACGAACCAGCCGGTGTAGCCGAGCCCAACGAGCTCCAGGATCTTGGGGAGCTGCTCAAGAACACCACGGCCGGTTAGCGCATGCAGTTCAGAGAAAGATTGGACTGGAACAATACCCAGGTGTTGATTCCCTCACGGACACTACTACAGCTACATACCAGCGGCACGGCGTTGATGGCGCCGACGACCACGGACGTCAGCCAGAGGGCGacgatggcgccgccgccgtacaAGAGGACGGTGGGCTTGTCCTCAATGGCGTCCCACTGCAAGTCAAAAGTCAAAGGCACGAAAAGGGGTGAGGTTACGAAGGCATGCGCGCATTGCCTGATCGATGGCGAATAGATACATATGTCGATTTGGCCGGCAATTGGCACGTACCTTTGCTTTGAGGTCCTCGATGAGCTCGTCGCCGGAGGCCGACGTGTCCTCGGACGCGGCCTTCGCACGCAGCAGGGAGAGCCTCGGTGCATCTGCAACGTCGCCAAAAGCACGGGTGAATAATCCTCTAAAACGACGACGTCTCAGATGAGCGGCAATCTGCTGCTGGGAGGCGCCTTCCTCGTTATTACCTTGGAGGCGAAGCTGGCAGACGCTGCGGCGAGGGAGGAGGGCGGAGCGCGGGGCGGCCGGGAGGCGTGCGCCGCCGAGGAGCGCCACGGAGTACGCCGTGGCCGCCATGCCGGTGCACCAGCTCACTCTTATCGCCTAACGGCTAAAGCGCTTCTCGGCCTCACCTTTTGCCCGCTCTCTCtttgtggtgtggtgtggtgtggtgtgcgCTGCTATGGAGTATGGACCAAAGTGGAACGGTTATTGTGCACGTACTGCTGGTGTCGCCCGTGCCCTGCTGTCCTCTCGCCCTGAGTGGTGAGTGCACACGTGGCCAGATGCTTGGCTGTGATTGGCTGCCTCCCTATCTTGAAAATCCATGTATGGCCTCTCATTCCGGGGACTGATTGTAGTTGTACTAGAACGGCAGGCCCACCGAGGGATTGTTTGTTAGCTTCTGCAAAGAGCCCAAGACCCTTACTAAGGGGGTGTTTTAGCAGGGCTGCTCCTAGGGCTCCTCTTTGAAACAGTTCCGGCTTCTCTGAAATCACTAGAGAAACGGTTTCTCATACAAAACGTTCCAGAAAAGCTAGAGCCAAAGCCAGGAATAAGCCATAACGAACTGACCCTAAAATATAACATACCTCTCACAATTATTTGGACCTAAAAAAATAGGACCCTACACCTTTTGTTGTCAGTGATAAGCATAAAAACATATAAAAAAAACAAGACAATTGCTCACGAAGGTTGACCCCTTGGTTATAGCAAACATATCACAATTAGTCATAGATCTTAGGTTGTAACCCTTTATGGGTGTGTGCCATAgtgttttatatatttttagaaaagGAGGTTTCTCCTATTTTATATTTCAAAAGAAACACAAAAGTTTAAGCTCCAAGTTTTGGCGTGTTCGCTTTACAAGTTTGGCCTCAAGGCAATATCATTGAAAGCATATGACAAGCTATTGTTTACGTAGTTTTCTCGTTCATGCTGAGCAAGGTTACAACGTTGGAATCCAAAAGCTGAGCACATAgtgttttatatatttttatggaaAATGGGACAGGGCCGTTTGCCAGTTACTATTCAAAAAATTGCCGTTTCAACTTCGTAATAAATACATCCACTAAATTGCCGTTTCAACTTCATACAGACTAGTAGTTCGTTGCAATCTTGCATTTCATACAGCTGCCCGTACTTGATTCTGTTCAATGTGGTACTTGATTCTGTCGACAGCAGGATCCTGTACCGTACACGGACAAAGATATCGAGAAATTCATTGTGCACTGAAGCCGAAGATGATCTGTTTATGGGCCATGGAAGATGCAATGTAGTCCCTGGTGCACCATACTCCCTGTTCTTGAATAACTTAACTCAAACCTTTTTGACCAACCGAAATACTGAATCACTCCGCCACTTCAGCAGAACTATCTgaggagaaaaataagtgttgcGCTTTGCTCATTTCTTTCTCAGACTCATCTTGTTCAGATTCATCTTCTTCACCAGAATCATCAACTGATTCTGGGAAAGAGAATTCAGCAACAATGGGCAAATGATCACTGCCAATTTCCTGAAAAAAGATTTATGGCACAAATTAGCAGTTACAGATATAGTACACAAAAAAATCCACATTCCAGGATCACCAAagatttagggcctgtttggttggtAACCAAAACTTGTCATGCCTAACCTTCGGCAAACTATGGCTGCCAAAGAAAGTGTGGCGACCAAAATCGAAGCCACACTTGTGGCAAGGTTTGGCATGAAAATGAGTCTATGACATGTGGGGTAGGGTGATAAAAAAGTGTGGCATGCCATAGGTGTGGCAGAGAACCAAACAGCTGCCGAAGAAACTGTCGCACGACAAATCTTTGCTATGGCAGGTTTCGGTCACcaaccaaacagacccttaaGATTAAGAGGTAGTTCCACGAAAGGATTCATTTAAATTACTACGGAGCAAAACAGATGGGGTATTACCCTGGTTGGAAGACCCCTCGTTCTCCTCAAAACACCTATAGGTAACGTGTCCAAAACTCTGGAGCATTCAATTCCACGAGTGTGCCTTCAACAACGAATCTCAGTCACATTGTGTATACATACAACAAGAAGCAGGCAAACATTTAGAAGCATACTGCATACCACAGATAATCAACAGTTCCAAGAAACTTCTTGTGGTAGGAAGTCGCCGAGGGTTCACCATGAAGACCCCTATTGTCTGAATTTCCCTAGAATAATGAGCAATAGTTTCACTTGAAGCCCTAACCTAAATGTCAAAAGCCACCGTGCTCCCAATTGAAGTTACAAACTAGTACCTTTAACATGGCATATGAACTACTGAGCTTCAATGGATGTTCAGCCACCACGACATTTGAACACCCTGTTGCATTTCTCACTTCTTCATCAGTCCATTGATACTTGAGCAGACTATGAGAAATATCAGAATAAGTCTTCAATAGAAGAAAAGAAGACATGTACTAGGTTAATAGTGATCTGACAAGAAAGACTGCTGACCTACAAAGCTCATACAGGCCAAAATCAGAGCTATCAAGTCCAGATAACTGCCTTCTATCATGCAAAGAAATGTTCAGCTGGTTACACAAAAAACAAACGCAATGTGCACTGTCGATTAAATTTTGTAGTAACTAGGGATAACTATAATGTCCTCAAGAAGTTCTAAGGCATCACTCTACCTTCATTGTCGACAAGAACTTGTAGATGGCGCTCTGCTCTCATAAAACAAGAAAACGAAATAACAGATGAAATAAAAAATGTCAGTAACATATCAAAAAGGCTCCCACATTCTTCAAATTAGATATCATAACAAACTTTAGATGGCCTAGTGGCACCGCACTGCCATAGACACATAACTATTTTATAGTATATCACTTCTGAATATTGCTCTGTTTGCATTGCAGTTGTATAACAAGAAACTTGCTAAACATAATTTTGTTCTATAAGTAAAAAATCACGTGTCAAGAAGCAATAAAGGTATACATCAGGTGTGCTGTTGAAATCACCAGCAAGCACGATAGGAATTTTATCCCATTTTTCAGCAAGAGCATTTGCCTTCTCAAGTAGCATGCGAATCTGCAGGGAGAATCAAAAATGGAGAACAATAAATTGGATAAAGTTCTAGGGTGGCGAAACAGAAAGTAGCTAATTGTCAAAAATATAAATTCTATCCACAACAGGCCATCAGCAAATGGCCATGTCCATAAGAATAGATATATGTACAAAGAATACACACAGCAATAAACGAGACTGAAATTAATACCTGGCCCAGTTTTATATCACCCCGCTTTGGATTAAACAAAACATGAATATTCCCGAGTACAAATTTGTGTGTTCCGTTAAGCTGAAAAATAAAATAGGTAAGAAGCATTCAGAAATGACGTTCAATGTACCAGCAATGGAACAATGGTTACTCACACGTTTGTTTCTATGATTTTGTTTAAAATGTACAATCGTATGGAATTATTCATCATTGAACTAACTAGTACTACTTCAGGTACCTCAAAAACACATATTTGAGCAACATTATTTCGCAGGTTGAATTCACTAAAGTCAATACTATCTTCCTCAAGCAGATGTAACCTACATTTGGAAACAAAGATGAAATGAAAATACCATTTTATTCAGATCAATCAATATAATAAAGGGcaatgcatcatccataccGTTTTGACTTCCAAAACATGGCACATCCATCTCTAGTATCTCCAGTTCGCCTCTGATGATCACAAACTGTCACTTAAGAACTGAAACACAGAAATATTTGAAAGAAAATGTCTTTGTGAAGGAAGTGATGTACCTGATATATACCTTCGTACCCTCGGCTCTTCATTCCTGTAGCAATATCCTGAAACCTATCCACTTCCTACCTTCCAAATAATGAAGTGTTACAGACTACAGTGCGAGAATGTCATCACTATCACTGAGACTGGATTCTTACTTGAAGACACACTAAGTCAGGATCCCAGTGCCTAATTTCACGGATAATAAGTCGCCTCCTTGAATCCCACCTCAGTGCATCCCAGGGGACATCCAAATAAAGGTCAGGATGATTCTGAGCATTGTAATCAGCCAAGATGTTGTATGACATGATAGTGCAGGCATCTAGAAAAACAAAGAACGAGCACTGAATCAACCATGAAAGTATTGTGTCCAGCTCACAAGAATATTCCACGTGGAAACAGAGAATACAGATTCATGGTAAAGGATCGACAAAAATCATAATATTCAGGGGGTGCACTGTTTGGCATGTTCTAAAAAAAATGCACTGGCTCGAGCAATTTTTTTCTTAATTGCACTGAGTGTACAATGTCCAAGCCAGTTCCTAGTAGCAACACTTATGTAACATATAGTAAGAAAATCtttattaaaaaatagtaagaaaACAACACTGCAAGCATACTCAGGCATATAGACAAACATATGGTGAGCAAAGGCAATTGGGAACTATTTTCTGCTAAGAATACCTCCGGAGGGGGAGGTCGAAGCGTCCTCCGAGCAAACCCAAAGCCTGGAGGAGGGCAAGGCAAGCTGGGGCGCGCGGAACCGCTGCCAGACACGACCAGGGGCACGCTCCGGGTTGTgccagcggcggcggtggtggtcgagggGCACGGCGTTCTCGGCGGACGCGCGCCACGATGACGCCGTGCTTCCAGGAGCCGATGATGGAGAGCGGCCACGTTTCCGCGGCGGCGGGTGGGAGGCGGGCGCCGGCGGCGACAGCCGCGCGCGCGGGGCGGCGGTCGATGACATTGCCCCGCGTCGAGACATGGCCGCGGTTGGGCGGGCGAAGGGGATGGAAATTGACGGGCTTGCTTTGCTAGGGTTGTCAGATCTGGCCCGTGCATCTTTTGATTGACGACGAGGCGACCACAATGCGATACAGAATTTACGTCACCCAAATCCCTTGGCCTTCTTCAGGGATCTTCAGTAAAAtatcgtcaaaaaaaaaaatctccaagATAGTCCAAGTGTACATTTCAGACCACATTATCGTGCTTttcgtggtggtggtggtggtggtggtgtgtgGGTGGCAACAACACCGCTGTGAGCAAAAATTGCGAAACAGTAAAGAAATTCAAGTGTCACAAACTCAAGGTACAAAAATTAGAGCACGATGCGCTACAAAATTGTAAGTTGTTTGGTCGAGTGTTGGCTTTGTTAAACAAACTGGGCAGGGCTAGCGAAGGTTTGGGGGGAATAAGCAAAAAGATTTTTCTAGATGTGCTTGCATTCACTCCTGCAAGGTGACGGGAAATTCATCCATAGTATTTTTTTAGATTATTTATCTATTAGTAGATCTTCAacgagtaataaaaataaaacggACGGTGGATGCATCCATGGGTTCCTGCCCTATTCCTACCATTTTTACTGTTTTGATTGATTTCCATGGTTGCTCATGCCATCTCCACATCTCCATTCTAGTCATAGTACCATGTGCCTCCACACGTTAGAAGAACTAGTCACCAGTCTATTATAAATAGAAATCCAACACGTTTAACTTTTCCAATCAACATTGCTAGTCTCTCCTTGCTTGCGCCGTCACCTCGCCTTTTACGCTCTAGCAGCCTGTTGCACCTTCTTTGTGTCTCCTTCTTTCTCACCTCTACTCCGCCCTCACCTATGTGGATCCAGTGCCTCCGCCTCCCCCTAGATATAGACATAAGCACTATCAAGTGGTCAACCTTAGGATGGGAAGGAGCAACCAAGTACTTAGGAGCATATGCTCCTACCCAATGTACCATTGGATGCACATTGAGATGTCTACACTATAGAAGAGTCTTATGCAGTGCACACATCCCAATGCGCATCTAATGGTGCATTGGGTATTTCTATCCTTCAGGGCACACATTCTAATACATATCTAATGGTGCATTGGGTAGGAGCATGTACCTCTGAGGGCAAAAAACTGTCTTCGTTAGCATGGCCACAAATTGGGTTTGGTGGCAATCGTCTACCTCTCCTTGCTCGTTCTGTCACCTCACCTCCTCCACTCTTATCCCACAACACCTTCTCTCTACACCTCCTTCCTCCATCTCACCTCCACTCTGCTTCTCATCCCTATAAATCCGCTACCTTTGCCTGCTCCAAGATATAGATATGAGCACCATTAGGCGATCGACCTTGGGACAAGAAGGAGCTTCTAAGTACATGCTAGGTGCACTGCAGGCGACGATGGAGGGTGTTGATGGTCGTTAACACCTCATTTCACCATCAAAATTTGACCTAATTATAAGGTATATCAACATGAAATGATGGAATTCTCATTTATAATtcacctagttccacatgtccTTAGAAATTTATATGTATgcaggaaaaaagaaaaaatggtcCAATTTGAGCATGGAGTGACAAGTGGACATGATAGGGGAGCAACCGGGTCAAGTGGCCTAGAGTGACCGCCACCACTTAGGTCATTGATACATGGGATCACCTCCACAACTTCTACATCGTTCATCTATATCGGTTTCATCAAATGGTGAAGGATGGATATGTCATGGATCCATGGGCCAACCGTCATAGGCAATGCCAACTGCCATTCCAACTGGCATTTGACATCCATAGACCTTACAACCATCGTTAGGGTGCATCCAAGGCTGTTGGATGGCAATGTGGTGGATCCAAGGGGCAGCCACCCCCTTGGCTGGCGCCAGCCACCCTACTGCCGTCCACTAACCTCCAACACGCCTAGAAGTACCCCATGCtctttggagctataaaaggaggtccCTGGCTCTTGAATCCACAAGAATTCTCAACTTCAAGCTTAACATTAGCATTTAGTAGTAGAGCATAGCTCTTTTGCTCTAGCGCTAGCACTGGCTTTAGCTTAGCTTAGTTCTTCTAGCTTAGAAGTAGCAACTAGCTAGCAAGAGAAGAAGAGTCAAGTGGAGCCTCTGCCTTAGAGTCTAGAAGAGTCGTCTAGACTCTTCAGGTCTGGTATAGCTCCTTTGTAATCCTGCAGTTCTTATTTAATGCAGTACTTTACTTTTAGTACTTTACTTATTAAGTATTATTTTATGCCTTTAAGTTCAAGTCTTACTCTTGCTTCTATTTTTTAGTAGTAAGTCTAGGTCCTTGTTCTATCGGCATAGGTTATCTAGTTACCTTAGTGATAGCTTTATCATATCTAGTACTCGCTCTATCATCTAGTTAGGGTGTCTCTTATTTGAGCTCAAGTAGAGACAATAGGTTTAAAtactaagcatggtgcttaggctaTATCTTACCTTTAGATACAGCTAAGCCTTCAGATTGTTTGTGGTAGCAATAGGTGCTGCCAACCCTATTTACTTGTGTATTCCACCATGTTGGGGCTAGTTATTAAATCATAAGGCTCGTTGTGCGTTGTGTTTAGTTTAATCGGGAGCACATACGCCTCTTTACTAGATAAGGTCATTCTTGTTACTCTGTTATCTTGGTTACCTAGATTACACCCTTCTCTCTCTCAGTGCAAAGTAGAGACCAACCTACCTCTAGTTATCCTTAGTTATCCTAGTTATCCATAGTTATTCATTTTCCATTCATCGCCCACACTAAAGCTTCCATATCCACTGCTCACTAATTCACCCACTCATCCTAAGGAACCACCTACACCACCTTCCTTTGGGATCAAATAAATTCAACacctagtactcctaggtgaagtgctacatGATAGTTCTGTGTGCTTGTGGAATCCCTCACATCTTGCAGAACTGTTGTCACATATTTCTAGCGCTGGGCTGACAAACCCGCTAAGTGACACTTAAAATACTGAGAAGCATTTCTAGCATCGTTGCTTGGGATAGAGCTAAACTCTATTCtaagtagtgatgttaagaagtgtcaacaaacaTTTTTGGGGCCATTACTAGGGAAGGCAACTGGTTCAACATTTTGAGTTCGTTGAATTAGTTTGCCTTTAGCTTTTAGCTTTACCGATCTCTTATCCCTTCCTATCTTGTTCCCTTTCCTTCTTTCCTTCTTCTATTCATGATCATGGCTGACAAGACCATCCATGAATTCTTCGCTCCTTTTGCTGCTAATGTAGCTACCGTTCCTAATGTCATTAATATGGACACTAACTTCGAGTTAAGCCTACATTAATCATGATGGTTCAAGCTAACCCATTTTGTGGCAAGGCTCATGAAGATTCTAACGCACATCTCCAACACATTTTGGAGACTTGTAGCACCTTCACCATTAAGGGAGTGAACTAAGATGCTATTCGTCTTTGTGTTTTCCTTTGTTGGAAAAAAGTGAAACAGTGGTTCTACTCTAACCACAATGTTGTAGAAAGCTAGGACAACTGTTCCAATGCTTTCTAGTTAAGTTCTTCCTAATGGGTAAGACCAATGCTCTTTGTAACTAGATTTCTAGTTTTCAGTAACAAGTTGATGAGTCAATTCCCAAAGCTTGGGAATGTATGCAAGAGTCTGTCATTGCTTGCCCACACCATGGCATGAAAGATTGGCTTTTAATCTAGAATTTCTATCATGGTTTAGTTCCCCTTGATAGGAGCCATTTAGATGCTGCCGCTGGTAGAGCATTCTTTTCTCTTAATGTTATAGATGCTAAGGCATTGATTAAAAAGATGATGTCCAACCAAGGATGGAACGATGAACGTCTACAGCACCATAAAAGAGGTATGCATTTTCTTAAAGAAGGTGACATGATTGTAGCCAAGATGGACTTGCTAGCAAAGAGGCTAGAAAATTGTGAGAAGATGAGTATACAAGAGACCACGCAAACCATGGAATCCCACATGACTTGTGAAGTCTATGGAGAAGCAAGCCACTCTAAACATCACTGTTCTAATACTCATAAAGACCTCAACTTTGTCAACAATGACAGTAGGTTTCGTCTTCAAAATCAAAGATGGGATCAGTGCTCCAATACTCAAGGTAACAATTACAATACTAACTATTCACAATGCCCAAGTAATCAAGGTAATGATTATTCTTTCCTTAAAGATCTTGTTTATAGTCAAGGTAGAATGACTGATAACATAAATAAGAAACTTCATGCTAATGACAAGATGTGAGAGAGCATAAATGCTAAATTGGAAGATTTCTCGTCTATAATAAAAAATCAacttagctttaataagatgtTAGAAACCCAATTAGCACAATTTGCCGCTACAATATTGTCTTTTAAGAAAGGAAGAATACCAGGTAAGCCTGAAGCAACCACAGAGACCGCCAACCTCATCATCATAAGCTATGATTACTCTCTAAATGGTTGGGGATTCctaatcaagaaaggtgacctaGGTATTCCTATTATATCTTCCTCTATTGGTCCTTGTGCTTTTAATAATGcaatttgtgatcttggatctaGTGTGAACATAATGTCTAAAGAAATGTATGAAGAATTATTTTATTCACCAGTAGCCCTAAATTCTGCTTATGTGCAACAAGTTGACCAATCCACTCCCTATATACAAGGATTAACAACTAATCTATTGGTTAAAATTAGAAATAATTATGTGCCCACTGATTTTATGATTGTTGACGATAATTAAACCATGTTTTTACCCCATCAAAACACCGTCAATAGGCCTCGATTTCAAGGAAGATGAGCATAACATGAACATACTTTATCAATAATTGGTTCCACGTGGAAGGAAACCAACAAACACATAGTGACTTAGGTACAAGTAACTTGGTTtcacatgtacatgtcattatttggTTGCAGGCACTCAGAACAGGTACTTTTTAGTGTCTAGAAGCTCCATATGAATGTAGAGCAACAGACCAAGATGGCCAATTGGACAAACCAACTTCACATTCATTAATGTCATAGCTTTTGGAGACAATGTACAAAAGATGGGCACAAAAGTGGCATCGGTCGATACCCTCATGGGGCCATCTCAGACACTAGCAAACCAAGAGGATCCTCCCAACACAGTCCCAAGCAAGTGCCATCCTTGGATCACAAGCGTGTTCCCTCTCAGTGGTGGAAGATGAAGTCACATGGATCTATGGACCAACATTTCCATCATTCGAGGTGACCAAGGGGCCCTACCATTTCATACTCACACTAGAGATAGAGGAGAGGGCCCACAAGCAAGGGAGGTGGCCCCACCTATTAgtggggggtcgcccgacccccttacTATGGCCTCTCGGGCCCACTTTCACTTCACCGACTTGGGATGTCTTCTAGAAGACCAGGCTAGGCCCACAGGACAGTGGATGGGGTTGCCCAACCCCCTCCCAGTGTCTATCTAGGTTGGTTGTCACTCCACTGACTCCCTGTACGCTTCCCACATGGTGGTTGATCCAAGGCATCCATCCAAAGGCGGTTTAGAGGTTGGTTTAACCAAGGGTGGAGGTGGAGAGGCACATGGATTGCTGACGTGTCattggagtagcccctactccatctcccctaTAAATAGAGGGCACCTCCACCAGCCCAAGGCATCCCCAAGCAATCCCCAATGTAGCCTCAAGCTCAAATCTTTCTC is part of the Sorghum bicolor cultivar BTx623 chromosome 10, Sorghum_bicolor_NCBIv3, whole genome shotgun sequence genome and harbors:
- the LOC8065769 gene encoding protein CURVATURE THYLAKOID 1A, chloroplastic — encoded protein: MAATAYSVALLGGARLPAAPRSALLPRRSVCQLRLQDAPRLSLLRAKAASEDTSASGDELIEDLKAKWDAIEDKPTVLLYGGGAIVALWLTSVVVGAINAVPLLPKILELVGLGYTGWFVYRYLLFKESRKELAADIETLKKKIAGTE
- the LOC8065770 gene encoding carbon catabolite repressor protein 4 homolog 3 isoform X1; the encoded protein is MSRRGAMSSTAAPRARLSPPAPASHPPPRKRGRSPSSAPGSTASSWRASAENAVPLDHHRRRWHNPERAPGRVWQRFRAPQLALPSSRLWVCSEDASTSPSGDACTIMSYNILADYNAQNHPDLYLDVPWDALRWDSRRRLIIREIRHWDPDLVCLQEVDRFQDIATGMKSRGYEGIYQRRTGDTRDGCAMFWKSKRLHLLEEDSIDFSEFNLRNNVAQICVFELNGTHKFVLGNIHVLFNPKRGDIKLGQIRMLLEKANALAEKWDKIPIVLAGDFNSTPDSAIYKFLSTMKLNISLHDRRQLSGLDSSDFGLYELCSLLKYQWTDEEVRNATGCSNVVVAEHPLKLSSSYAMLKGNSDNRGLHGEPSATSYHKKFLGTVDYLWHTRGIECSRVLDTLPIGVLRRTRGLPTREIGSDHLPIVAEFSFPESVDDSGEEDESEQDESEKEMSKAQHLFFSSDSSAEVAE
- the LOC8065770 gene encoding carbon catabolite repressor protein 4 homolog 3 isoform X2; protein product: MSRRGAMSSTAAPRARLSPPAPASHPPPRKRGRSPSSAPGSTASSWRASAENAVPLDHHRRRWHNPERAPGRVWQRFRAPQLALPSSRLWVCSEDASTSPSGDACTIMSYNILADYNAQNHPDLYLDVPWDALRWDSRRRLIIREIRHWDPDLVCLQEVDRFQDIATGMKSRGYEGIYQRRTGDTRDGCAMFWKSKRLHLLEEDSIDFSEFNLRNNVAQICVFELNGTHKFVLGNIHVLFNPKRGDIKLGQIRMLLEKANALAEKWDKIPIVLAGDFNSTPDSAIYKFLSTMKLNISLHDRRQLSGLDSSDFGLYELCSLLKYQWTDEEVRNATGCSNVVVAEHPLKLSSSYAMLKTIGVFMVNPRRLPTTRSFLELLIICGTLVELNAPEFWTRYL